From a region of the Sinorhizobium sp. B11 genome:
- a CDS encoding SDR family oxidoreductase yields MDLGIKGKRALVLASSRGLGLGIAKALAQEGANVLLCGRSGEQLEANCKAINGQRNGKADWIWADLADDNFVQTVTGALQEKFGGLDILVNNTGGPTPGTTEDMTPEKLETYFLSMVARVITLTNALLPGMKAQGWGRILTVASSGVIEPIANLALSNTLRPALAGWSKTLASEVAGHGITTNMLLPGSILTARLDDLDGAAAKRTGKSVEQIRVEKEARIPVGRYGKVEEFAATAAFLCSQPASYITGSLIRCDGGAARSL; encoded by the coding sequence ATGGATCTCGGCATCAAGGGCAAACGCGCACTCGTACTCGCCTCCTCACGCGGTCTCGGGCTCGGCATCGCCAAGGCGCTGGCGCAGGAAGGGGCAAATGTTCTTCTCTGCGGGCGCAGCGGCGAGCAGCTGGAAGCCAATTGCAAGGCGATCAACGGGCAGCGCAATGGCAAGGCCGACTGGATCTGGGCCGACCTTGCGGATGACAATTTCGTCCAGACCGTTACGGGTGCCTTGCAGGAGAAATTCGGCGGGCTCGATATCCTCGTCAACAATACCGGCGGCCCGACGCCCGGCACGACCGAGGACATGACGCCGGAGAAGCTCGAAACCTATTTCCTCTCCATGGTCGCGCGCGTCATCACGCTCACCAATGCGCTGCTGCCCGGCATGAAGGCGCAGGGCTGGGGCCGCATCCTGACGGTTGCCTCGTCGGGAGTGATCGAGCCGATCGCCAACCTCGCCCTGTCGAACACGCTGCGCCCGGCCCTTGCCGGCTGGAGCAAGACGCTGGCATCGGAAGTCGCCGGCCATGGCATCACCACGAACATGCTTCTGCCCGGCAGCATCCTCACAGCACGGCTCGACGATCTCGACGGAGCTGCGGCCAAACGGACCGGCAAGAGCGTCGAGCAGATTCGCGTGGAGAAGGAGGCGCGTATCCCGGTCGGGCGGTACGGCAAGGTCGAAGAATTTGCCGCAACGGCGGCCTTCCTCTGCAGCCAGCCGGCGAGCTACATCACCGGTTCGCTGATCCGCTGTGACGGAGGTGCTGCGCGCTCCCTCTGA
- a CDS encoding efflux RND transporter periplasmic adaptor subunit: MKKFWITVSIVAVAAVGFWQFGNKIPYASDIPYLSQFIKKPDGSQNGNHQQAQADQAQSGGGQQGGQQQGGGRRRGANGPTMVKTVAAVKAALPTDVTATGWADADDNTTIAAQEQGLIVSIEANDGATVKEGDLIAKLDDRTAKAAVDKDNAMIVRDAATLAESETALTRAQDLFNQKAGTQQSLDQARAARDTAAATVEADKATLASDQVILEHTDIRAPFDGRLGDIAPSKGAFVNAGAAIVTIAKYDPIYVKFHLQERYLRELKKALAVGPVEVSTAPNSTKGRVRKGEISFYDNTVDTASGTILAKAKFENASGALWPGQSINIIVHFNNDEQQVVVPTVAVSPGPDGFFAFVAKDGKSHLTPVTVARANGGFTAIASGLSEGDHVVVEGQGQLNDQQAVSEQFDDKTLNVASADAPRQQQQAETIAVGTEQ, from the coding sequence ATGAAGAAATTTTGGATCACCGTCAGCATTGTAGCCGTGGCCGCTGTTGGCTTCTGGCAGTTCGGGAACAAGATCCCCTACGCTTCTGATATTCCTTATCTGTCACAGTTCATCAAGAAGCCCGACGGGAGCCAGAACGGCAATCATCAGCAGGCTCAGGCCGACCAGGCCCAGAGCGGCGGCGGACAGCAGGGTGGTCAACAACAGGGCGGTGGGCGCCGGCGCGGCGCAAACGGTCCCACAATGGTCAAGACCGTAGCAGCCGTGAAGGCCGCTTTGCCCACCGACGTCACGGCAACCGGCTGGGCAGATGCCGACGACAATACGACGATTGCCGCCCAGGAACAGGGCCTCATCGTCAGCATCGAGGCCAATGACGGCGCCACGGTCAAGGAGGGCGACCTGATCGCCAAACTGGACGACCGGACGGCCAAGGCTGCCGTCGACAAGGACAATGCGATGATCGTGCGTGATGCAGCGACGCTCGCAGAATCCGAGACGGCGCTGACAAGGGCGCAGGACCTCTTCAACCAGAAGGCCGGCACGCAACAGAGCCTCGACCAGGCGAGAGCCGCCCGCGATACCGCTGCCGCAACCGTCGAAGCCGACAAGGCCACGCTCGCTTCGGACCAGGTTATCCTCGAGCATACCGATATTCGCGCGCCTTTCGATGGCAGGCTCGGCGATATTGCTCCCAGCAAGGGTGCCTTCGTCAATGCCGGTGCGGCCATCGTCACCATCGCCAAATACGATCCGATCTATGTGAAGTTCCACCTGCAGGAGCGTTACCTGCGTGAACTGAAGAAAGCGCTGGCCGTCGGTCCGGTCGAAGTCAGCACGGCGCCCAATTCCACCAAGGGAAGAGTGCGCAAGGGCGAGATCAGCTTTTACGACAACACGGTAGACACGGCATCGGGCACGATCCTTGCCAAGGCGAAGTTCGAAAACGCCTCGGGTGCGCTGTGGCCCGGCCAGTCGATCAATATCATCGTGCATTTCAACAATGACGAGCAGCAGGTGGTCGTGCCGACGGTTGCCGTCAGCCCCGGCCCCGACGGCTTCTTTGCCTTCGTGGCCAAGGACGGCAAATCGCATCTGACGCCCGTTACCGTCGCCCGTGCCAACGGCGGCTTCACGGCCATCGCATCCGGCCTTTCGGAGGGCGACCACGTGGTCGTCGAAGGCCAGGGCCAGCTCAACGACCAGCAGGCGGTCAGCGAGCAATTCGACGACAAGACCCTGAACGTCGCTTCCGCCGACGCGCCTCGGCAACAGCAGCAGGCCGAAACGATCGCGGTGGGGACTGAGCAATGA
- a CDS encoding efflux RND transporter permease subunit has protein sequence MIPNFCIQRPVATTLLAIGVILAGLAGYQRVPVAALPQVDFPTINVSAQLSGASPQTMATSVATPLIKQFETIPGISEISASSSLGSTSIVLQFDLNRDIDAAAADVQAAISHATRQLPDNMTTPPSYRKTNPADAPIMLLSVQSNTMPRSKLDEIAEDIISPSLSTLPGVAQVSVFGAQTYAVRVEVDPNKLLTRGIGIDTVNKALAAANSQQPVGTLQNNSQAMTITANTQRTNAEQFRSLVIANPNGAPIHLGDIADVQDSVENQYTGSWYDGQRGIILAIQRQPDANTVDVVDAINAKLPQLHAEIPPSVNTVIMNDAAKPIRDAIADVKFTLLLTIGLVVLVIYLFTGHATATIIPGLAVPLSLISTFGMMYVLGYSIDNISLLGLTLAVGLVVDDAIVMLENILRHVEEGMPVREAAIKGAGEVSYTIISMSVSLIAVFIPILLMGGVVGRVFNEFGMVVAIAIIASAIVSLTVTPMLGSRLSNNHSRPPLLIRIFDAGFERTLRGYDNAVGWCLRHRPFILGVFLASVALTVYFFMTLPTSFFPQEDIGRLTISTQARQDISYSAMEALQQQAAAVVKANPAVNHVMSTVGGNPNKPQNNGSMFVELKDKDQREPLEQTLRELRTAINKIPGLQAFVTPNQSLRFGGRQTASQYQLVIQALNADQTNLWAGKIQQAMRGDRLFTDVTSDAQNNALQANIVIDTERAAAYGIDNDALRTTLQESFSGFAAAEIQSTGDSYDVIVEYDTSKPWDDQKLSEIRVASSNGSLVPLSNFAHVERTLGPVTINQTGQLVSTTVSFNLPEGVSLSDATARIDQIKKDLNMPADVFTSYGGTAEIFQQSQGNTPYLILAAVLTIYVVLGVLYESFIHPLTILSGLPAAAFGALLALKIMGFDLSIIALIGLLMLIGIVKKNAIMMIDVAVETMRTTGEKATAAIHEACVRRFRPIMMTTFCALLGALPIALGTGASSELRQPLGIAVVGGLIVSQMLTLFITPVIFVEMDRFGNFLHRLLSRGKTEEHVAEEPQAMAAE, from the coding sequence ATGATCCCGAATTTCTGTATTCAGCGACCGGTCGCGACGACCCTGCTTGCGATCGGCGTCATTCTCGCGGGTCTTGCGGGCTACCAGCGCGTGCCGGTCGCGGCTCTGCCGCAGGTCGACTTTCCGACCATCAACGTCTCGGCGCAGCTGAGCGGCGCCTCGCCGCAGACGATGGCGACTTCGGTCGCGACCCCTCTGATCAAGCAGTTCGAGACGATCCCCGGCATCAGCGAGATCAGCGCGTCGAGTTCGCTCGGCAGCACCAGTATCGTGCTGCAATTCGACCTGAACCGCGATATCGATGCGGCCGCCGCCGACGTGCAGGCGGCCATTTCGCATGCGACGCGGCAGCTGCCCGACAACATGACGACGCCGCCGAGCTACCGCAAGACGAACCCGGCCGATGCGCCAATCATGCTGCTTTCGGTGCAAAGCAATACCATGCCGCGCAGCAAGCTTGACGAGATCGCCGAAGACATCATCTCGCCGTCGCTGTCGACGCTTCCGGGTGTTGCCCAGGTCAGTGTCTTCGGTGCGCAGACCTATGCCGTGCGCGTCGAGGTCGATCCCAACAAGCTACTTACTCGCGGCATCGGCATCGACACCGTCAACAAGGCGCTTGCGGCTGCCAACAGCCAACAGCCGGTGGGCACGCTGCAGAACAATTCGCAGGCCATGACGATCACGGCCAATACGCAGCGTACCAATGCCGAGCAGTTCCGCTCGCTCGTCATCGCCAATCCGAACGGCGCGCCGATCCATCTCGGCGATATCGCCGATGTCCAGGACAGCGTCGAGAACCAGTATACAGGCAGCTGGTATGACGGCCAGCGCGGCATTATCCTGGCCATCCAGCGCCAGCCGGATGCCAACACCGTCGACGTCGTCGATGCGATCAACGCCAAGCTGCCGCAGCTTCACGCCGAAATCCCGCCATCGGTCAACACGGTCATCATGAACGATGCCGCAAAGCCGATCCGCGATGCCATCGCCGACGTGAAGTTCACGCTGCTCCTGACGATCGGCCTCGTCGTTCTCGTCATCTATCTCTTCACGGGCCATGCGACGGCAACGATCATTCCGGGCCTTGCCGTTCCGCTGTCGCTGATCTCGACCTTCGGCATGATGTATGTGCTCGGCTACAGTATCGACAACATCTCGCTGCTCGGGCTGACGCTCGCGGTGGGTCTCGTCGTCGACGACGCGATCGTCATGCTCGAAAACATCCTGCGCCATGTCGAGGAAGGCATGCCGGTGCGCGAGGCGGCGATCAAGGGTGCCGGCGAAGTCAGCTACACCATCATCTCCATGTCGGTGTCGCTGATCGCGGTCTTCATCCCGATCCTGTTGATGGGCGGTGTCGTCGGCCGCGTGTTCAACGAATTCGGCATGGTTGTTGCGATCGCCATCATCGCTTCGGCGATCGTCTCGCTGACGGTCACGCCGATGCTCGGTTCGCGCCTTTCCAACAATCACAGCCGTCCGCCACTGCTCATCCGCATCTTCGATGCCGGTTTCGAGCGGACGCTGCGCGGTTACGACAATGCGGTCGGCTGGTGCCTTCGCCACCGGCCCTTCATCCTTGGAGTCTTCCTCGCTTCCGTCGCGCTGACCGTCTATTTCTTCATGACGCTGCCGACGAGCTTCTTCCCGCAGGAGGATATCGGGCGCCTGACGATCAGTACCCAGGCCCGGCAGGATATTTCCTATTCGGCGATGGAAGCCCTGCAGCAACAGGCCGCGGCCGTCGTCAAGGCGAACCCGGCGGTCAATCACGTCATGTCGACCGTCGGCGGCAACCCCAACAAGCCCCAGAACAACGGCTCGATGTTCGTCGAACTGAAGGACAAGGATCAGCGTGAACCGCTTGAGCAGACGCTGCGCGAACTGCGAACGGCGATCAACAAGATCCCCGGCCTGCAGGCCTTCGTGACGCCCAACCAGAGCCTGCGCTTCGGGGGGCGCCAGACCGCCAGCCAATATCAGCTGGTCATCCAGGCGCTGAACGCCGACCAGACCAATCTGTGGGCCGGCAAGATCCAGCAGGCCATGCGCGGCGACCGCCTGTTCACGGACGTGACCTCGGATGCGCAGAACAATGCCCTGCAGGCCAATATCGTTATCGACACCGAGCGGGCAGCCGCCTACGGGATCGACAATGACGCGCTGCGCACGACGCTGCAGGAATCCTTCAGCGGCTTTGCGGCTGCGGAAATCCAGTCGACCGGCGACAGCTACGACGTCATCGTCGAATATGACACGAGCAAACCCTGGGACGACCAGAAGCTCTCTGAAATCCGCGTCGCCTCTTCCAATGGCAGCCTGGTGCCGCTGTCGAACTTCGCGCATGTCGAGCGCACGCTCGGGCCGGTCACCATCAACCAGACGGGCCAGCTCGTCTCGACCACCGTTTCCTTCAACCTGCCGGAGGGCGTATCGCTCAGCGACGCGACGGCCCGGATCGACCAGATTAAGAAGGATCTCAACATGCCGGCCGACGTCTTTACGTCCTATGGCGGAACGGCAGAGATCTTCCAGCAATCGCAGGGCAATACGCCCTATCTGATCCTGGCAGCGGTGCTGACCATCTATGTCGTGCTCGGGGTGCTCTATGAAAGCTTCATCCACCCGCTGACCATCCTGTCGGGCCTGCCGGCGGCGGCCTTCGGCGCGCTGCTGGCGCTGAAGATCATGGGCTTCGATCTTTCGATCATTGCCCTGATCGGCCTGCTGATGCTGATCGGCATCGTCAAGAAGAACGCGATCATGATGATCGACGTGGCTGTCGAGACCATGCGAACGACGGGCGAGAAGGCGACGGCGGCGATCCACGAGGCCTGCGTGCGACGCTTCCGCCCGATCATGATGACGACCTTCTGCGCCCTGCTCGGCGCCCTGCCGATCGCGCTCGGCACGGGTGCGAGCTCGGAATTGCGCCAGCCGCTCGGCATTGCCGTCGTCGGCGGTCTCATCGTTTCGCAGATGCTGACGCTGTTCATCACCCCGGTCATCTTCGTCGAGATGGATCGCTTCGGGAATTTCCTCCACCGCTTGCTCAGCCGCGGGAAGACGGAGGAGCACGTCGCAGAGGAACCACAGGCGATGGCCGCCGAATAG
- a CDS encoding aminoglycoside phosphotransferase family protein, protein MAELNAGDFRELITNIFPELTGSVFKLATKGWDSTAIDVDDRLIFKFPRNPAAERALIREAALLGIIRPSLSMAVPDMRIHDGPPIFSSHAKIQGEHLITDDYELLPDVARQRLGDDLARFYAELHDLDDDRMRALGAGPILRWQSPDKVQEMALPLLSTELASYAEKVIWDFQALPPDPCGVTYGFFDGHGWNMAFDHAEGRLNGLYDFADSGFGPLHQEFIYSNFISPDLTSRIVSGYETLTGRRLDHRRIAILTGFHRLSELAELADDPTYVGTKIDSVAAWAAADRAG, encoded by the coding sequence ATGGCCGAGTTGAACGCCGGTGATTTTCGCGAGCTTATCACCAACATCTTTCCGGAGTTGACGGGCTCCGTTTTCAAGCTCGCGACGAAGGGCTGGGATTCGACGGCCATCGATGTCGATGACCGTCTGATCTTCAAGTTTCCGCGCAATCCGGCCGCCGAGAGGGCGCTGATCAGGGAAGCCGCTCTTCTCGGCATCATCAGGCCGTCGCTGTCGATGGCGGTTCCCGATATGCGCATTCATGACGGCCCTCCGATTTTCTCCAGCCATGCCAAGATCCAGGGCGAACACCTCATCACCGACGATTACGAGCTTCTGCCGGATGTGGCCCGCCAGCGCCTCGGCGACGATCTCGCCCGCTTCTATGCCGAACTGCATGATCTCGATGACGACCGCATGCGCGCGCTCGGCGCCGGTCCGATCCTGCGCTGGCAATCGCCTGATAAGGTGCAGGAAATGGCGCTGCCGTTGTTGTCGACCGAACTCGCCAGCTATGCAGAGAAAGTCATCTGGGATTTCCAGGCTTTGCCGCCGGATCCTTGCGGGGTCACTTACGGCTTCTTCGATGGCCATGGCTGGAATATGGCCTTCGACCATGCCGAGGGCAGGTTGAACGGCCTCTATGATTTCGCCGATTCAGGCTTCGGCCCGCTGCATCAGGAATTCATCTATTCGAACTTCATCTCGCCCGATCTGACATCACGCATCGTCTCTGGCTACGAGACGTTGACGGGCCGCCGGCTGGACCACCGGCGCATTGCCATTCTCACCGGTTTCCACCGCCTGTCCGAGTTGGCCGAACTTGCAGACGATCCCACCTATGTCGGCACGAAAATCGACAGCGTAGCGGCATGGGCCGCTGCGGACCGTGCCGGATGA